The Microbulbifer sp. YPW1 genome contains a region encoding:
- a CDS encoding 1-phosphofructokinase family hexose kinase: MTIVTITLNPCIDRTVSVEQILPDCKLSCSNVRDYPGGGGINVARVASRLGSNVCAYWSCGGENGQRLARFLDEESVSHKPIPIDAPTRENLIVREETSGNLFRFGMPGPLLADTERQRWIQQIREIPTSVRYVVFSGSLPEGSAAEWFEDLLRAVPKGIRIIVDTKKEPLRRALDVGVYLIKPNVREMEELVGAELSDDASIERATRKIIEQHGTEVVILSLGRGGILLATADRLERIAAPSVRLRSKVGAGDAVVGGLISALCRDTTLPEAARFGVAAGAAAVMTEGTELCQKSDVERLFRAM; encoded by the coding sequence ATGACAATTGTCACCATTACCCTCAACCCCTGTATAGACAGAACTGTCTCTGTCGAACAAATCCTTCCCGATTGCAAACTCTCCTGCTCGAACGTGCGAGATTATCCGGGCGGTGGTGGCATCAATGTGGCGCGGGTAGCGAGCCGACTGGGCTCTAACGTTTGCGCTTACTGGAGCTGTGGCGGGGAAAATGGTCAGCGACTCGCGCGGTTCCTCGATGAAGAAAGTGTCTCCCACAAGCCGATTCCCATCGATGCGCCGACACGGGAAAACCTGATTGTAAGGGAGGAGACCAGCGGTAATCTGTTCCGCTTCGGGATGCCGGGCCCCCTGCTCGCAGACACCGAGCGCCAACGCTGGATACAGCAGATACGAGAAATCCCAACTTCCGTGCGCTATGTGGTGTTTAGTGGAAGCCTGCCGGAGGGTTCGGCGGCGGAATGGTTCGAGGATTTACTGCGCGCAGTTCCGAAAGGTATTCGGATCATCGTGGATACCAAAAAAGAGCCGCTGCGCCGCGCGCTCGATGTGGGCGTCTACCTGATCAAACCCAATGTGCGTGAGATGGAGGAGCTTGTGGGCGCCGAGCTGTCTGATGACGCCTCCATCGAGCGCGCCACCCGCAAAATCATCGAGCAACACGGCACCGAAGTTGTGATCCTGTCCCTGGGCCGCGGTGGGATACTTCTAGCCACCGCAGACCGGTTGGAGAGGATCGCCGCACCCTCGGTGCGCCTGCGCAGTAAAGTGGGTGCCGGCGATGCTGTGGTTGGCGGGCTGATTTCCGCCCTGTGCCGGGACACAACCCTGCCTGAGGCCGCAAGGTTTGGCGTCGCCGCCGGGGCGGCTGCGGTGATGACCGAGGGCACCGAGCTTTGCCAGAAATCCGACGTCGAGCGACTATTTCGAGCCATGTGA
- the gap gene encoding type I glyceraldehyde-3-phosphate dehydrogenase — translation MRIGINGLGRIGRQVLRIALESHHGGLEVVHVNDLASEKELAYLLELDTTYHTRGLKVHGEDGVLSIDGQTISVTAESDPTRLPWGEKGVDIVFDATGMFRTRAGAAKHITAGAKKVLISAPGQSMIDGHFVVGVNDHRYDRHRHNIISTASCTTNCLAPVAKVLNDEFGIEHGMINTIHAYTSSQNLVDGHNNKLRRGRAAAANLVPTTTGAATTIGLILPTLAGKLHGCAVRAPIKCGSLLDLTCTLHKGTNVDEVNNTFRHWAEGPLKDILAVDDRELVSSDIVGKPYSAIITTKDTYMVGDKFLKVLAWYDNEWAFSQRCVDMITRML, via the coding sequence ATGAGAATCGGCATCAATGGACTGGGCCGTATCGGCCGGCAAGTACTTCGAATTGCACTTGAATCACATCATGGCGGTTTGGAGGTTGTCCACGTAAATGACCTGGCCAGTGAAAAGGAGCTGGCATATCTGCTGGAACTTGATACCACCTACCACACCCGGGGCCTGAAGGTGCACGGCGAAGATGGTGTCCTGTCTATTGACGGGCAGACGATTTCGGTGACCGCGGAAAGCGATCCGACGAGGCTTCCCTGGGGGGAGAAAGGTGTCGATATTGTTTTTGATGCGACCGGCATGTTCCGCACCAGAGCAGGAGCCGCGAAACACATCACCGCGGGCGCGAAAAAGGTTCTGATTTCGGCCCCCGGTCAAAGCATGATCGACGGTCACTTCGTGGTGGGCGTCAATGACCACCGCTACGACCGCCATCGGCATAACATCATCTCCACTGCGAGTTGTACGACGAACTGTCTGGCGCCGGTGGCCAAGGTCCTGAATGACGAATTCGGGATAGAGCATGGCATGATCAACACCATCCATGCTTATACGTCCTCGCAGAATCTGGTTGATGGTCACAACAACAAGCTCCGGCGAGGTCGGGCGGCAGCGGCAAACTTGGTGCCCACCACCACGGGGGCCGCGACCACCATCGGTCTTATTCTGCCGACGCTGGCTGGCAAGCTACACGGCTGCGCGGTGAGAGCACCGATCAAATGCGGTTCCCTGTTGGATCTGACATGTACGTTACATAAAGGCACCAATGTCGACGAGGTCAACAATACATTCCGGCATTGGGCGGAAGGTCCGCTAAAGGACATCCTGGCGGTGGATGACCGCGAATTGGTATCCAGCGACATTGTCGGTAAACCCTACAGCGCCATTATCACCACCAAAGACACCTATATGGTGGGTGATAAATTCCTCAAGGTGCTCGCCTGGTACGACAACGAATGGGCTTTCTCACAACGTTGCGTCGATATGATCACGCGAATGCTCTAG